The proteins below come from a single Chryseobacterium nepalense genomic window:
- a CDS encoding dCTP deaminase domain-containing protein: protein MAYLGTKELEIILPNCIDKYDKSKIDNVAYELALGDQVYLTDSKNRKKEILDDKNSQVVIKPGQFALLLTDEVVTIPKNILAFISIKFSQKIKGLINVSGFHVDPGFSGKIIFSVYNAGPTNITLDKGSPYFMIWFSELTSESTPYAGKHKGQNSISAGNVNDLNGELLSPSTLLKRIKENEKKLSAISVIATILITLGSGLSIKALSDTSKFNEGYNIGVKEQSIKKNIDSIFSKPNVDSIISKKIDVILKEKNNEKK, encoded by the coding sequence ATGGCATACTTAGGAACAAAAGAACTCGAAATTATTTTACCTAATTGTATTGATAAATATGATAAAAGTAAAATCGACAATGTAGCATACGAACTCGCCCTCGGTGATCAGGTGTATTTGACTGATTCCAAAAATCGTAAAAAAGAGATACTTGATGATAAAAACTCTCAAGTTGTTATAAAACCCGGGCAATTTGCTCTACTCCTTACCGATGAAGTCGTTACAATTCCTAAAAATATTTTGGCATTTATCTCTATTAAATTTAGTCAAAAAATAAAAGGTTTAATTAATGTCTCTGGATTCCACGTCGATCCAGGATTTAGTGGCAAAATAATTTTTTCTGTTTACAATGCAGGACCAACAAATATTACACTAGACAAAGGTTCTCCTTATTTTATGATTTGGTTTAGTGAACTAACAAGTGAGTCTACACCATATGCAGGGAAACACAAAGGGCAGAATAGTATATCTGCTGGTAATGTAAATGATCTAAATGGAGAATTATTATCTCCAAGTACTCTTTTAAAAAGAATAAAAGAAAATGAAAAGAAATTATCTGCAATATCTGTTATTGCTACAATACTAATAACATTAGGGAGTGGATTATCAATAAAAGCACTATCAGATACATCCAAATTCAATGAAGGATACAATATTGGTGTTAAAGAACAGAGTATCAAAAAAAACATTGATAGCATATTTAGTAAACCTAATGTGGACAGTATTATTTCTAAAAAAATTGATGTTATACTAAAAGA
- a CDS encoding nucleotide kinase domain-containing protein: protein MINNITKKSSITIYKPLSPAKTTDVYDTYWKFATLRQDTFFNRIDGEPFPWTNDNIISKYRFTNTYRASDRVSQYLIKNVIYNDNLPSSPKEVLFRVLLFKLFNKIETWELLQSKIGLIIYENFNIEEYDNILTHAFLEKKTIYSAAYIMPSCKSAFGHIRKHSNHLELIKFMIENHLTERLMDSNKMQQAFEIIKSFPGLGDFLAYQLLIDINYSNILDFSESEFVVAGPGAKGGISKCFIDTGGLSHIEIIKLMTDRQEQEFQRLGLTFKTLWGRKLQLIDCQNIFCEVDKYARVKHPEIKGNSDRIRIKQVYKTNKKPLDYWFPPKWGINENISKTISY from the coding sequence ATGATTAATAATATTACGAAGAAATCTAGTATCACAATATATAAACCGTTATCACCTGCGAAAACTACGGATGTTTATGATACCTACTGGAAATTTGCGACATTAAGACAGGACACCTTTTTTAATAGGATAGACGGAGAGCCCTTCCCTTGGACAAACGACAATATTATTAGTAAATATAGATTTACTAATACATATCGAGCATCAGATAGAGTTAGCCAATATCTTATAAAAAATGTAATTTATAATGATAATTTACCTTCTAGTCCTAAAGAAGTATTATTTAGAGTATTATTATTTAAATTATTTAATAAAATAGAAACATGGGAATTACTTCAATCTAAAATTGGTTTGATTATATATGAAAATTTCAATATCGAAGAATATGATAATATATTAACTCACGCTTTTTTAGAAAAAAAGACAATATATTCCGCAGCTTATATTATGCCTTCGTGTAAATCTGCATTTGGTCATATTCGCAAACATTCAAACCATCTTGAGCTGATTAAGTTTATGATAGAAAACCATTTAACCGAAAGACTTATGGATTCAAACAAAATGCAACAAGCTTTTGAAATTATTAAAAGTTTTCCCGGTTTAGGAGATTTCCTAGCCTATCAGTTATTAATTGACATTAATTACTCTAACATTTTAGACTTTTCTGAGTCTGAGTTTGTTGTAGCAGGTCCCGGAGCTAAGGGCGGAATTAGTAAATGTTTTATAGATACAGGGGGATTAAGTCATATCGAAATAATAAAGTTAATGACTGATAGACAAGAACAAGAATTTCAAAGGTTAGGTTTAACATTCAAAACATTATGGGGAAGAAAATTACAATTAATTGATTGTCAAAATATTTTTTGTGAAGTTGATAAATATGCACGGGTCAAGCACCCCGAAATCAAAGGAAATAGTGATAGAATTAGAATAAAACAGGTGTATAAAACTAATAAAAAACCGTTAGATTACTGGTTTCCTCCGAAATGGGGAATCAATGAAAATATTTCAAAAACAATAAGTTATTAG
- a CDS encoding ImmA/IrrE family metallo-endopeptidase, whose translation MVSRNLYTSAIRKASETRIRLGASLNEPLNIYDVCSTMEIDVRFVDINMEGLYVNNGNSPQILISSQRPYPRRVFTCGHELGHHLFNHGLKIDILSESDENSLYKSSDEILVDTFSASLLMPIGGIQSEFVKRNLSFNTATPIDFYLVSSIFGVGYQTLVTHCKINRLITELKSVELLKHTPSKIFKSYFGDVQKKSYFKIVDGKTSTKPVDLEISNYLILPPEFTVDNDFLEKKKETQEGYVYVATRTGISSAYSDINEKSFFIRIQPQNYNGFAEYRHLDN comes from the coding sequence ATGGTATCAAGAAATTTATACACTAGTGCAATACGGAAGGCAAGTGAAACCAGAATTAGATTAGGTGCTAGCTTGAATGAACCACTAAATATATATGACGTCTGTTCCACTATGGAAATTGATGTGCGATTTGTTGATATAAACATGGAAGGTTTATATGTAAATAATGGTAATTCGCCACAAATATTAATTTCTTCTCAACGCCCTTATCCTCGTAGGGTATTTACTTGTGGACATGAACTTGGTCACCATCTGTTTAACCATGGTTTAAAAATAGATATCTTATCCGAAAGTGATGAAAATAGTTTATATAAAAGCAGCGATGAAATTCTAGTTGATACTTTTTCTGCATCCCTTTTAATGCCAATAGGGGGAATTCAATCAGAATTTGTAAAAAGAAATTTAAGTTTTAATACGGCTACCCCAATTGATTTTTATTTAGTAAGCTCAATTTTTGGAGTGGGATACCAAACTTTGGTAACTCATTGTAAAATTAATCGTTTAATTACCGAGCTAAAATCAGTAGAATTATTAAAACATACACCAAGTAAAATTTTTAAATCATATTTTGGTGATGTTCAAAAAAAATCATACTTCAAAATAGTTGATGGCAAAACATCAACAAAACCGGTCGATTTAGAAATCTCAAATTACTTAATTCTTCCTCCTGAATTTACAGTTGATAATGACTTCCTTGAAAAAAAGAAAGAAACACAGGAAGGTTATGTGTATGTAGCTACTAGAACGGGTATTTCTTCTGCATATTCTGATATTAATGAAAAAAGTTTTTTTATTAGAATACAACCACAAAATTATAATGGATTTGCAGAGTATAGACATCTTGATAATTAA
- a CDS encoding helix-turn-helix domain-containing protein — protein MSNTNLSEREKIAERLKEARSLAGLSQENASRMLNIPRPAISEIEAGRRKVSAEEIIQFAKLYKVSTSWLLLKDGQEENEMDEQLKVAARELSKMNENDRKKLLEILKIFPNK, from the coding sequence ATGAGCAACACTAATCTATCTGAAAGAGAAAAGATAGCCGAGAGACTAAAAGAAGCAAGGAGTTTAGCTGGTTTATCTCAAGAAAATGCTTCACGAATGTTAAATATACCGCGTCCTGCAATTTCGGAAATTGAAGCAGGTCGACGTAAAGTTAGCGCTGAAGAAATTATACAATTTGCTAAATTATATAAAGTTAGTACATCCTGGTTATTATTAAAAGATGGTCAAGAAGAAAATGAAATGGATGAACAACTTAAAGTTGCTGCACGTGAGTTAAGTAAAATGAACGAAAATGACAGGAAAAAATTACTCGAAATTTTAAAAATCTTCCCTAATAAATAA
- a CDS encoding tyrosine-type recombinase/integrase, translated as MKKKNVIPTGYFYPFGKGGYSICEYFPKKQAFTNNEISQIINLDKFESNDEEFARDIWELLYRCNGINFVDLLRLRWDQRKGNCFVFFRKKTENTRKKMRQEIVVPINQKVENIISKVGDKNSPFLLGFLKDGYTDENFDYMNRKVRKSINKSLKQISVRLDLSITLQLKTARDSYATVLRRNGVSIDTISEMLSHSSTAITKHYLDSLDTETVFKTNENLI; from the coding sequence ATGAAAAAGAAAAACGTAATACCGACCGGTTACTTCTATCCTTTTGGCAAAGGTGGGTATTCGATTTGTGAATATTTTCCAAAAAAACAAGCCTTTACTAATAATGAAATATCTCAGATTATAAATTTGGATAAATTTGAGAGTAATGATGAAGAGTTCGCACGTGATATTTGGGAATTACTGTATCGATGTAATGGTATCAACTTTGTCGATCTTTTAAGATTAAGATGGGACCAGAGAAAAGGTAACTGTTTTGTATTTTTCAGAAAGAAAACAGAGAATACCAGAAAAAAAATGAGACAGGAAATTGTTGTTCCGATAAATCAAAAAGTAGAAAATATTATAAGTAAAGTTGGTGATAAAAATAGCCCTTTCTTACTTGGATTTTTAAAAGATGGGTATACTGACGAAAACTTTGATTATATGAATCGGAAAGTAAGAAAAAGTATCAACAAATCCCTGAAGCAAATATCAGTACGGCTTGATTTATCAATTACTCTTCAACTGAAAACTGCGAGAGATTCTTATGCAACAGTACTTAGAAGAAATGGAGTTTCTATTGATACAATATCTGAAATGCTATCACATTCTAGTACTGCAATAACAAAACATTATTTAGATAGTTTAGATACAGAAACTGTATTTAAAACAAACGAAAATCTAATTTAA
- a CDS encoding DEAD/DEAH box helicase: MDIFESCHRINDFIKVNQEIDARNELIRLLDYHEKNDIEYSSLLNHLIRETGLYPYLKSDTASWEDRFVYEVFKVDIGGGKYCTLHREQSSLLKELVEGENVAVSAPTSFGKSFVIDAFISIKKPDNVVIIVPTIALTDETRRRLYKKFSGEYKIITTTEIELANKNIFIFPQERAMNYVNKLECIDILIIDEFYKASSDYDKSRSPSLLKAIIKLGLKSKQKYFLAPNITSIGENIFTKDMKFIDKLGFNTVYLDRYDRYKEITGDKVEKELQKGEILLEILEKTNTKSLIYAASYSQIDKVSNLLNERLEISEKPLLKDFEKWLTENYDVNWKLTNLVKRGVGIHNGQLHRSISQIQVKLFEEKEGLNNIISTSSIIEGVNTSAENVIVWRNRKSGSNSLLDSFTYKNIIGRGGRMFKYFIGKIYLLESPPPEDTTQLDIPFPDIILGDLDEKLYSSSLDNDQISKIISFKNEMYEILGKETYDRLLKENIFQSNNSEFIKETARQMKNNPSDWNGLSYLNSDDPESWDRLLWKIISLQPGEWGDGAYGAQHKKFVEFVKVLVGNWNKTIPELLDELEEFDIDIEQFFKLERIVAFNLSSLVSDINILQKEIIDNGTDVSQFVSKISHVFLPSVVYQLEEYGLPRMIARKIHNNGIINFEDAQLNIHSTIQIFHQIGKETILSKNFIDSFDKYILEYFYDGISNS; the protein is encoded by the coding sequence ATGGACATTTTTGAATCCTGCCATCGGATAAACGATTTTATAAAAGTTAATCAAGAAATTGATGCTAGGAATGAATTGATAAGACTTCTTGATTATCACGAGAAAAATGATATTGAATACTCATCTTTATTAAATCACCTTATACGAGAAACAGGTCTATATCCGTATCTTAAGAGTGATACGGCTAGCTGGGAAGATCGATTTGTTTATGAGGTTTTTAAAGTTGATATCGGGGGGGGGAAATATTGTACATTACATAGAGAGCAATCTTCTCTTTTAAAAGAATTAGTTGAGGGAGAGAACGTAGCTGTCAGTGCTCCTACAAGTTTTGGGAAAAGTTTTGTAATTGATGCATTTATTTCAATAAAAAAACCTGATAATGTCGTTATAATTGTTCCAACAATTGCACTTACAGATGAAACGAGAAGACGGCTTTATAAAAAATTCTCAGGTGAATATAAAATTATAACTACTACAGAAATAGAACTCGCCAATAAAAACATTTTTATTTTCCCTCAAGAAAGAGCTATGAATTACGTGAACAAGCTAGAGTGTATTGATATTCTAATTATTGATGAATTTTATAAAGCCAGTTCTGATTATGATAAATCTAGGTCTCCATCCCTTCTTAAAGCTATTATTAAATTAGGCTTGAAATCAAAACAAAAATATTTTTTAGCACCAAACATTACATCAATTGGTGAAAATATTTTTACAAAAGATATGAAGTTTATTGATAAACTCGGATTTAATACAGTTTATCTGGATCGATATGATAGATATAAAGAAATAACAGGAGATAAGGTTGAGAAAGAATTGCAAAAGGGGGAAATTTTACTTGAAATTCTGGAGAAAACAAATACAAAATCGCTCATATATGCTGCATCTTACTCTCAAATTGATAAGGTTTCAAATTTATTAAATGAACGACTTGAGATTTCTGAAAAACCTTTACTAAAGGATTTTGAAAAATGGTTGACTGAAAACTATGATGTAAACTGGAAACTTACTAATTTGGTAAAAAGAGGCGTAGGAATACATAACGGCCAATTGCATCGTTCTATTTCACAAATTCAGGTTAAACTTTTCGAAGAGAAAGAAGGTTTAAACAATATCATTTCAACATCATCTATAATTGAAGGGGTTAATACTTCTGCCGAAAATGTTATTGTGTGGAGGAACAGAAAAAGTGGAAGTAACAGTTTATTAGATAGTTTCACCTATAAAAATATTATTGGTCGAGGTGGACGAATGTTTAAGTATTTTATCGGTAAAATTTATCTATTAGAATCCCCACCACCAGAAGATACTACTCAGCTTGACATCCCTTTTCCCGATATTATTTTAGGTGATTTGGACGAAAAACTTTATAGCTCAAGTTTAGACAATGATCAAATTTCAAAGATTATCTCATTCAAAAATGAAATGTATGAAATCTTAGGTAAAGAAACATATGACAGACTTCTGAAAGAAAATATTTTTCAATCAAATAATTCAGAATTTATAAAAGAGACAGCTCGACAAATGAAAAATAATCCTTCTGATTGGAATGGATTATCCTATCTAAATTCAGATGACCCAGAATCGTGGGATCGATTATTATGGAAAATTATCAGTCTACAACCGGGTGAATGGGGTGATGGAGCGTATGGAGCTCAACACAAAAAATTTGTAGAATTTGTCAAGGTTTTAGTTGGAAACTGGAATAAAACAATACCTGAACTATTGGATGAATTAGAAGAATTTGACATTGATATCGAGCAATTTTTTAAACTTGAAAGAATAGTTGCATTTAATCTATCTTCATTAGTTAGCGATATAAATATTTTGCAGAAAGAAATTATCGATAATGGAACTGATGTATCTCAATTTGTTTCTAAAATTTCACATGTCTTCTTGCCATCAGTAGTTTATCAATTGGAAGAGTATGGTCTTCCTAGAATGATTGCTAGAAAAATTCATAATAATGGCATTATTAATTTTGAAGATGCTCAGCTAAATATACACAGTACAATTCAAATTTTTCATCAAATCGGAAAAGAAACAATCTTATCAAAGAACTTTATAGATTCTTTTGATAAATATATTTTAGAATATTTTTACGATGGAATATCCAACTCTTAG
- a CDS encoding HamA C-terminal domain-containing protein — MEFEILINCSFADILTDTNLSPVNRKNIVSLINDYEDSDWMYTHFQNFIWDNIAETSLSHKERESLVNNHHTLLTSAAKNLRLSDKKGDVSKGSEIAEIVLYAIMKHHFKALPAVPKIFYKQNPQDNAKGADSVHIIVKNDDFSLWFGEAKFYNSIEDTRLSEIITSIKNSLSTNKLKKENSIITNIADIESLIADTDLKDKIKKSLSPRASIDKLKPKIHIPILLLHECNITKSHSIMSEEYKSEITDYHHDKANAFFKKQIAQIGTIPHYSSITFHLIFFPVPLKKVIVDKFLSTANFYKNY; from the coding sequence ATGGAATTTGAAATATTGATTAACTGCTCTTTTGCAGATATATTAACTGATACAAATCTTTCTCCCGTTAATAGAAAAAATATTGTCAGTTTAATAAATGATTACGAAGACTCGGATTGGATGTACACTCATTTTCAAAATTTTATATGGGATAACATAGCAGAGACCTCTCTTTCACACAAGGAAAGAGAAAGTCTTGTTAATAATCATCACACATTACTAACATCTGCGGCAAAAAATCTAAGGCTTTCTGATAAAAAAGGAGATGTAAGCAAAGGCAGTGAAATAGCCGAAATCGTTTTGTATGCAATAATGAAGCACCACTTCAAAGCACTTCCCGCAGTTCCTAAAATATTTTACAAACAGAATCCTCAGGATAATGCAAAAGGTGCAGATAGTGTTCACATTATTGTAAAAAATGATGATTTCTCGCTTTGGTTTGGAGAGGCTAAATTTTACAATAGTATAGAAGACACAAGGCTTTCTGAAATTATAACTTCTATTAAAAATTCTCTATCCACCAATAAACTTAAAAAAGAGAACAGTATTATTACAAATATTGCCGATATTGAATCATTAATTGCCGATACTGATCTCAAAGATAAAATAAAGAAATCTTTATCGCCTAGAGCTTCTATTGATAAGCTAAAACCTAAAATACATATTCCCATTCTCCTTTTACACGAATGCAATATAACAAAGTCACATTCTATAATGTCTGAAGAATATAAGAGTGAAATTACTGATTACCATCATGATAAAGCTAATGCATTTTTTAAAAAACAAATTGCCCAGATTGGTACAATTCCTCATTACTCCTCAATAACATTTCATCTTATATTTTTTCCCGTACCACTTAAAAAAGTAATTGTAGATAAGTTTCTTTCTACTGCTAACTTCTATAAAAACTACTAA
- a CDS encoding HNH endonuclease, whose product MKRIDKPPFKISVIIRDSLNNMQDQNLKTRILNNLNVFEDFENDFDTKKNVNNLYLIGRNITIAGQLDADTLKKLYTGRMLKKSNDARIYYDKLLNSAPKGKCVNCNVRSANTLDHYLPKSEYPILAVSPLNLVPSCSNCNTGKLIDYPTCDVEEVIHPYYDDIDVENWLDCQLVSVKPMIFDFFVKDSVFTNLPLLRQRLIKHFESFELNDLYITHSSEEFESIKFQVTKLYNNGGYTTMKEHLYDCYESRLKVDINSWRTVFYKCLFESDDFCNGHFI is encoded by the coding sequence ATGAAGAGAATTGATAAACCACCATTTAAAATTTCTGTCATTATTCGTGACTCCTTAAATAACATGCAAGATCAAAATTTAAAGACACGAATTTTAAATAATTTAAATGTTTTTGAAGACTTTGAAAATGATTTTGACACAAAAAAAAATGTTAATAATTTATATTTGATTGGTCGAAACATTACAATCGCAGGACAATTAGACGCTGATACACTGAAAAAACTTTATACAGGTAGAATGTTGAAAAAATCTAATGATGCGAGGATATACTATGACAAATTGCTAAACTCAGCTCCAAAAGGTAAATGTGTAAACTGCAATGTGAGAAGTGCTAATACATTGGACCATTATCTGCCAAAATCGGAATATCCAATTTTAGCTGTTTCTCCTTTAAATTTAGTTCCCTCTTGTAGTAATTGTAATACCGGTAAACTTATCGATTATCCAACTTGTGATGTCGAGGAAGTCATACATCCATATTATGATGATATTGATGTTGAAAATTGGTTGGATTGTCAACTTGTTAGTGTTAAACCAATGATATTTGATTTTTTCGTGAAAGATTCAGTATTTACTAATCTACCATTGTTAAGACAAAGACTGATTAAACATTTCGAATCATTTGAATTAAATGACCTATATATAACACATAGTTCAGAAGAGTTTGAGAGTATTAAATTTCAAGTTACTAAGTTGTATAATAACGGTGGATACACAACTATGAAAGAACACCTTTATGATTGTTATGAAAGTAGACTTAAAGTTGATATTAATTCGTGGCGTACTGTATTTTATAAATGTCTATTTGAAAGCGATGATTTTTGTAATGGTCACTTTATATAA
- a CDS encoding AAA family ATPase, translating into MEEDETINELTFYLSGNNFNEAEKKNIVVLTRSSWDDMFSFSTLYSVIYYNNDGERTRLGAVKIGQVNMKSDQRSPNLPLSFTSLDDNFFSLGQDVSYYEELNEISDAFRENFLNSLNDLAYNNEMYKKAYNERVTRISLMRDISHVSVIGQFRRLAQGTSILTTYDFDFILPNGTKSENSESLLHFSVVPKSNPPTNIHVIIGRNGVGKTFLFNNMIMSLLYPNSSKYGYFKTSSRIKSDFFANLISVSFSAFEEATPIDEMNKGNIRQVSYSYIGLKTEKEGKVIIKSPTILKNEFARSSYKCLITGKKQRWLRAVKVLETDPIFKDSEISEIANFKGGFEDFKKYAANIFVNLSSGHKIILLTITRLVETIEEKSLVIIDEPETYLHPPLLSAFIRSLSDLLIQRNGVAIIGTHSPVVLQEVPKSCVWKLRRIANESIVERLDVESFGENVGVLTQEVFGLEVTDAGFHNILKEIVERVDDYREAITYLNNQLGFEGKAILRNLLFEQNEEN; encoded by the coding sequence ATGGAAGAAGACGAAACTATTAATGAGTTAACGTTCTATTTAAGTGGTAATAATTTCAATGAAGCTGAAAAGAAAAATATTGTTGTTCTTACGAGGTCAAGTTGGGACGATATGTTTTCTTTTTCTACACTTTATAGTGTTATATATTACAATAATGATGGAGAACGAACAAGATTAGGTGCAGTTAAAATAGGACAAGTTAATATGAAAAGTGATCAAAGGTCACCAAATCTACCGTTATCATTTACTTCTTTAGATGATAACTTCTTTTCTTTAGGTCAAGATGTAAGTTACTATGAAGAACTTAATGAGATCTCCGATGCCTTTAGGGAAAACTTCTTAAACTCTTTAAATGATCTAGCTTATAATAATGAGATGTATAAAAAAGCGTATAATGAAAGAGTTACAAGAATTTCTTTAATGAGAGATATTAGCCACGTATCTGTTATAGGTCAATTTAGGAGACTTGCACAAGGAACTTCTATTTTAACGACATATGATTTCGATTTTATTTTGCCTAATGGAACAAAATCAGAAAATTCAGAATCACTTTTGCACTTTTCCGTAGTTCCAAAGTCAAACCCACCTACAAATATTCATGTAATAATTGGTAGAAATGGTGTTGGTAAAACATTTCTTTTTAATAACATGATTATGTCATTATTATATCCAAATTCTTCTAAATATGGCTATTTTAAAACAAGTAGTAGAATTAAATCGGATTTCTTTGCGAATTTAATATCCGTATCATTCAGTGCATTCGAAGAGGCGACGCCAATTGATGAAATGAATAAAGGAAATATTAGGCAAGTAAGTTATTCTTATATAGGTCTTAAAACAGAAAAAGAGGGTAAAGTTATTATCAAAAGTCCAACTATTCTAAAAAATGAATTTGCAAGAAGTTCTTATAAATGTCTCATAACAGGAAAAAAACAGAGATGGTTAAGAGCCGTAAAAGTGCTTGAAACAGATCCTATTTTTAAAGATTCTGAAATATCAGAAATTGCGAATTTTAAAGGTGGATTTGAAGATTTTAAAAAATATGCAGCAAATATTTTTGTTAATCTAAGTTCCGGTCATAAAATAATACTTTTAACAATAACGAGATTAGTTGAAACAATTGAGGAAAAAAGTCTGGTTATAATTGATGAACCAGAAACTTATCTTCATCCGCCATTACTTTCGGCATTTATAAGATCTCTATCTGATCTTCTTATTCAGAGAAATGGTGTTGCGATTATTGGCACACATTCTCCAGTAGTATTACAAGAAGTTCCCAAATCTTGCGTTTGGAAATTAAGAAGAATAGCTAATGAATCTATTGTTGAAAGATTGGATGTAGAATCTTTTGGTGAAAATGTTGGAGTTTTAACACAAGAAGTTTTTGGTCTAGAGGTAACAGATGCGGGTTTTCATAATATTTTGAAGGAAATTGTAGAAAGAGTAGATGACTATAGGGAAGCTATCACCTATCTTAATAATCAATTAGGTTTTGAAGGTAAAGCAATATTGAGAAATTTATTATTTGAACAGAATGAAGAGAATTGA
- a CDS encoding site-specific integrase: protein MKINFYLKEPNSTKESLILVAISLNGKRSKFSTTQKINPKYWNVNNQRIKSNAPNALNFNKILNSVQSRILDLYTKNFIENDKSKTTKFFDEVRTYLSGKFENSETDLTIEKAFDKFLEIRKSNLKEETLKAYITLKNHLRTYSVIIGKKDLLFDDLDISFFDGFVNYLKITCKQKTNTRSKQIKNIKAFLKFMYDRNYHTNKVFETLEREHEKGQFVYFNEDEFNKVLNLDLGYNKNLDKSRRLFCISCLTGLRFSDVININFNNIINNKYNLGVVKRNTPMKIKMTNKAIAYIKEYFDLYGIGGGFTSQTTNKHLTKILMLAEIDREELLFEKNHLGILEEIRKPMYEWITFHYGRRYFIIKCLEKGMQPLQIMDITGHEDFSVFQAYVKFSEADSVEKLNEAWD from the coding sequence ATGAAAATTAATTTCTATTTAAAAGAACCTAACTCGACAAAAGAGTCACTAATCTTGGTTGCTATTAGTCTAAACGGAAAAAGGTCAAAATTCTCCACTACACAAAAAATCAACCCGAAATATTGGAATGTAAATAATCAGAGAATTAAATCAAATGCTCCAAACGCATTAAATTTTAATAAAATCCTTAATAGTGTACAGTCAAGGATACTGGATTTATATACGAAAAACTTCATTGAAAATGATAAATCGAAAACAACAAAATTTTTTGATGAGGTCAGAACGTATTTATCTGGAAAATTTGAAAACTCTGAAACTGATTTGACGATTGAGAAAGCATTTGATAAGTTTTTGGAAATACGAAAATCAAATCTTAAAGAAGAAACACTTAAGGCATATATAACCCTCAAAAATCATCTAAGAACCTATTCGGTAATTATTGGGAAAAAGGACTTATTGTTTGATGATTTAGATATTAGTTTTTTTGATGGCTTTGTAAATTATTTAAAAATAACATGTAAGCAAAAGACTAATACAAGGTCAAAGCAAATCAAAAATATTAAAGCTTTTTTAAAGTTCATGTACGATAGAAATTATCATACTAATAAAGTTTTTGAAACTTTAGAAAGAGAACATGAAAAAGGACAATTTGTTTATTTTAATGAAGATGAATTTAACAAGGTTCTTAATCTTGACCTAGGTTATAACAAAAATTTAGATAAAAGTAGAAGGTTATTTTGTATTAGCTGTCTTACAGGATTAAGATTTTCAGATGTAATTAATATAAATTTCAATAATATAATAAACAATAAATATAATTTGGGAGTTGTGAAGAGAAATACTCCTATGAAAATTAAAATGACTAATAAAGCCATTGCTTATATCAAGGAGTATTTTGATTTATATGGAATTGGAGGCGGGTTTACAAGTCAAACTACTAATAAACATCTTACTAAAATTTTGATGCTAGCAGAGATTGATAGAGAGGAGCTATTATTTGAAAAAAATCATCTTGGAATTTTAGAGGAGATTAGGAAACCTATGTACGAATGGATTACTTTTCATTATGGTAGAAGATATTTTATAATTAAATGTTTGGAAAAAGGGATGCAACCTCTTCAAATAATGGATATTACTGGGCATGAAGATTTCAGTGTTTTTCAGGCTTATGTTAAATTTTCTGAGGCGGACTCTGTAGAAAAATTAAATGAAGCATGGGATTAA
- a CDS encoding helix-turn-helix domain-containing protein — protein sequence MNFKNEELLTLEDLEKILKRGRTSLWQYRKDGKLIPYGMSGKSPLFRMEDVEKFLTNSLKTY from the coding sequence ATGAATTTTAAAAACGAAGAACTTCTAACACTAGAAGACCTAGAGAAAATTTTAAAAAGAGGCAGAACCTCACTATGGCAATATCGAAAAGATGGTAAACTTATTCCTTATGGAATGAGTGGAAAAAGCCCATTATTTAGAATGGAAGATGTAGAAAAATTTTTGACCAACTCACTTAAAACTTATTAA